One window of uncultured Trichococcus sp. genomic DNA carries:
- a CDS encoding xanthine dehydrogenase family protein molybdopterin-binding subunit, which produces METISKSIKRFDFDDKVEGKAKYCADLHPEGMLYARTLRSEVPRAKIRAVRLPELPEGYMIIDHNDIPGKNIVPIVYEDQPFLAVDEVNYIGQPILLVVGANKETILDIIGKIEVDYELLQPILSIEDAMEQSGSFIFGDKPYFVEYGYKKGDPDAAAARAVRVIEDELRTGYQEHVYIEPQAMLAIYYGERVSVYGSMQCPYYIHSGLKQALGWGDDRVRVVQLPTGGGFGGKEEYPSIPGVHAALAAIKTGKPVQLVFDRPEDIRASTKRHPSIIRLKSHLDAENRIIAREIDVKLDAGAYAGLSSVVLQRSIFSVCGVYDVPNLKVTGKAYATNNIVTGAFRGFGGPQAFFAIEMHMAHIATELGVDPLEWRRSYFLKKGDTSSTGGVLYTDIKLAEIADAVNRLSGYQEKRHRFAARKDSLQGIGCSFFFHGCGFTGSGEAELLKSRVKLKKYADGTVGIFVSSTEIGQGALTTLRKIVAETLAIPIGQVKLTYPDTAVCPDSGPTVASRTVMIVGRLLQECAKEVKTRWAEETFEVVKDYIYPEHLSWDSEKLAGNAYPEYSWGANVVEVAVDPVTYEVETKGVWAVYDIGTPIDEKIVQGQIEGGIMQGLGYAAMERLQSTGGKLLQDSLSEYLIPAAVDFPRIAFELIENPYAGGPFGAKGLGELPMIGAAPAFVAAVEQAIGKKIDRIPVTPEYIRELMT; this is translated from the coding sequence ATGGAAACCATCAGCAAATCCATCAAGCGTTTCGATTTTGACGATAAGGTGGAAGGGAAAGCCAAATACTGCGCCGATCTGCATCCGGAGGGTATGCTCTACGCAAGGACGTTGCGCTCCGAAGTGCCGCGCGCAAAAATACGAGCGGTCCGTTTGCCGGAGCTGCCGGAAGGGTATATGATTATTGATCACAATGATATCCCCGGCAAAAACATCGTGCCGATCGTCTATGAGGATCAGCCGTTCCTTGCCGTAGATGAAGTCAATTACATCGGCCAACCGATTCTGTTGGTTGTCGGGGCAAACAAGGAAACCATCCTCGATATCATCGGGAAAATAGAGGTGGACTACGAATTGCTGCAACCGATCCTGTCGATCGAGGACGCGATGGAGCAGTCGGGCTCCTTCATTTTCGGCGACAAACCCTATTTTGTCGAATACGGATACAAAAAAGGCGATCCGGATGCAGCCGCAGCGAGGGCAGTCCGGGTAATCGAAGATGAACTCCGCACCGGCTATCAAGAGCATGTCTATATCGAGCCGCAAGCGATGCTGGCAATCTACTACGGTGAGCGCGTCTCTGTTTACGGCTCGATGCAGTGCCCCTATTATATCCACAGCGGCTTGAAGCAGGCGCTCGGCTGGGGGGACGACCGGGTGCGTGTCGTCCAGTTGCCGACGGGCGGAGGTTTCGGCGGCAAGGAGGAATATCCTTCGATTCCGGGAGTCCATGCGGCATTGGCTGCCATCAAGACGGGAAAACCGGTCCAATTGGTGTTCGACAGGCCGGAAGATATCCGCGCCTCGACCAAGCGCCATCCGAGCATCATCCGGCTCAAAAGCCATCTGGATGCGGAAAACCGCATCATCGCTCGGGAAATCGATGTCAAGCTGGATGCCGGAGCCTATGCGGGCCTCTCCAGCGTCGTGCTGCAGCGGTCAATCTTTTCGGTATGCGGCGTTTATGACGTCCCGAATCTGAAAGTGACGGGGAAAGCCTATGCGACCAACAACATCGTGACCGGCGCGTTCCGGGGCTTCGGCGGACCGCAGGCATTCTTCGCCATCGAAATGCATATGGCGCACATTGCGACCGAATTGGGCGTCGATCCGCTGGAATGGCGGAGGAGTTATTTCCTGAAAAAGGGAGACACCTCTTCGACCGGCGGCGTCTTATATACCGACATCAAACTGGCTGAAATCGCAGATGCTGTGAACCGGCTGTCCGGTTATCAGGAGAAACGCCACCGCTTCGCTGCCCGGAAAGATTCCTTGCAGGGAATCGGCTGCTCGTTCTTTTTCCATGGTTGCGGCTTCACTGGATCTGGCGAGGCGGAATTATTGAAATCAAGGGTGAAGCTGAAGAAGTATGCGGACGGAACGGTGGGGATTTTTGTATCGAGCACCGAAATCGGACAAGGGGCTCTGACCACCTTGCGCAAAATCGTCGCTGAAACCTTGGCCATCCCGATCGGACAAGTCAAACTGACCTATCCGGACACCGCGGTCTGCCCCGATTCCGGCCCTACTGTCGCTTCGCGGACAGTCATGATCGTCGGACGGCTGCTGCAGGAATGTGCCAAGGAGGTCAAGACACGCTGGGCTGAGGAAACATTCGAAGTGGTGAAGGATTACATTTACCCGGAACACTTGTCTTGGGACAGCGAGAAATTAGCAGGGAATGCCTACCCGGAATATTCATGGGGAGCAAACGTAGTCGAAGTGGCAGTCGATCCGGTAACGTATGAAGTCGAAACCAAAGGCGTTTGGGCGGTGTATGATATCGGAACGCCGATAGACGAAAAGATCGTGCAGGGCCAGATCGAAGGCGGCATCATGCAGGGATTGGGGTACGCAGCCATGGAAAGGCTGCAGTCCACTGGAGGAAAACTGCTGCAGGACAGTCTTTCCGAGTATCTGATTCCCGCGGCCGTGGACTTTCCGCGGATCGCGTTTGAATTGATCGAAAACCCTTATGCTGGAGGGCCGTTCGGGGCCAAAGGGTTGGGAGAGTTGCCGATGATCGGGGCCGCTCCGGCATTTGTGGCCGCAGTGGAACAGGCAATCGGCAAAAAAATCGACCGTATCCCGGTGACCCCGGAATACATAAGGGAGCTGATGACATGA
- a CDS encoding DUF1622 domain-containing protein, producing MSNNQPKLELAKALAFSLEFKLAAEILKTVIIQTIDEFIVLSAIVILRVVLTVVIHWEIKSTNSEELD from the coding sequence TTGAGCAATAACCAACCGAAACTCGAGTTGGCCAAAGCGCTGGCGTTCAGCCTGGAATTCAAACTGGCCGCGGAAATACTGAAGACGGTCATCATCCAGACAATCGACGAATTCATCGTGCTCTCGGCCATCGTCATCCTGCGGGTCGTGCTGACGGTCGTCATCCATTGGGAAATCAAAAGCACCAATTCAGAAGAGTTGGATTGA
- the rlmN gene encoding 23S rRNA (adenine(2503)-C(2))-methyltransferase RlmN has protein sequence MNTPSIYGLTLDQLEAWLLEQGQKKFRAQQIWDWLYIKRVLDFSEMTNLSKDLVALLSDNFLLQPLNQVVVQESADGTTKYLFQLEDKLMIETVLMRQEYGLSVCVTTQVGCDIGCTFCASGLKRKQRDLTAGEIVAQIMQIQHYLDEKGNGERVSHIVVMGIGEPFDNYDNVMAFLNIVNHAKGLAIGARHITVSTSGLAPKIREFAENGLQVNLALSLHAPNDEIRSRMMRINRKHPLKEVMAAIVEYLEKTNRRITFEYIMISGVNDRPEQAHELVALLKDKRHLSYVNLIPYNPVAEHIKYERSTKKDILAFYDILKKNNINCVIRKEHGTDIDAACGQLRSKHLEKAAK, from the coding sequence ATGAATACACCTTCTATTTATGGATTGACTTTGGATCAGCTGGAAGCTTGGTTGTTGGAACAAGGCCAGAAAAAATTCCGCGCCCAACAGATCTGGGACTGGCTCTATATCAAACGCGTCCTCGATTTCTCGGAAATGACGAACTTGTCAAAAGATTTGGTTGCCCTTCTCTCCGACAACTTCCTGCTGCAGCCCCTGAATCAAGTGGTCGTCCAAGAATCAGCGGACGGCACAACTAAATATCTCTTCCAACTGGAAGACAAACTGATGATCGAAACCGTCCTGATGCGTCAGGAATACGGGCTGTCCGTCTGCGTCACGACGCAAGTCGGCTGCGATATCGGCTGCACGTTCTGCGCAAGCGGCCTGAAACGCAAACAACGCGACCTGACAGCAGGCGAAATCGTTGCACAAATCATGCAGATCCAGCACTACTTGGATGAAAAAGGCAATGGCGAACGCGTCAGCCACATCGTCGTGATGGGCATCGGCGAACCGTTCGATAACTACGACAATGTCATGGCCTTCCTGAACATCGTCAACCACGCCAAAGGTTTGGCAATCGGCGCTCGTCACATCACGGTTTCCACCAGCGGATTGGCTCCGAAGATCCGCGAATTCGCGGAAAACGGGTTGCAAGTCAACTTGGCTTTGTCCCTGCACGCGCCGAACGACGAAATCCGCAGCCGCATGATGCGCATCAACCGCAAACATCCGCTGAAGGAAGTCATGGCCGCCATCGTCGAGTATCTGGAAAAGACCAACCGCCGCATCACTTTCGAATACATCATGATCTCCGGTGTTAACGACAGACCGGAGCAGGCGCACGAATTGGTTGCCTTGTTGAAGGATAAGCGTCACCTTTCCTACGTGAACCTGATCCCTTACAATCCGGTTGCCGAACACATCAAATACGAGCGCAGCACCAAAAAGGATATTTTGGCGTTCTATGATATCCTCAAAAAGAACAACATCAACTGCGTCATCCGCAAGGAACACGGCACCGACATCGATGCTGCCTGTGGCCAACTGCGCAGCAAGCATCTGGAAAAAGCAGCTAAATAA
- a CDS encoding nucleotidyltransferase family protein, which yields MGTEGVILAAGKSSRMMGNSKMTMDLNGRTVIERSIDSLSPFCSRIVVVTGFHAEAVMESAGHWTKVVFVHNPDCEKGMFSSLKMGLRHTEGERVLILPGDCPFITREVCEKLLQGKGDIVLPAYQGKHGHPVLLSRRAIEGLLADECCQSLRGYISTNKAEIIAVDCPEILWDIDTPEDYAKAVDYFQVKEAR from the coding sequence ATGGGAACGGAAGGCGTCATCTTGGCCGCCGGGAAGTCCTCCCGGATGATGGGGAACTCGAAAATGACGATGGACCTGAACGGCAGGACCGTAATCGAAAGAAGCATCGATAGCCTGAGCCCGTTCTGCAGCCGCATCGTTGTCGTGACGGGGTTCCATGCCGAAGCGGTGATGGAATCGGCCGGGCACTGGACCAAAGTCGTTTTCGTTCACAATCCAGACTGCGAAAAAGGCATGTTTTCCTCCTTGAAGATGGGCTTGAGGCATACAGAAGGGGAGCGTGTCCTCATCTTGCCCGGCGACTGCCCTTTCATTACCCGTGAAGTCTGCGAAAAACTGCTGCAGGGTAAAGGGGATATCGTCTTGCCTGCCTATCAGGGGAAGCATGGACACCCGGTCCTGTTGAGCCGTCGGGCGATTGAAGGCCTGTTGGCGGATGAGTGCTGCCAAAGCCTACGGGGATACATAAGCACAAACAAGGCGGAAATCATCGCGGTGGACTGTCCGGAGATTCTTTGGGACATCGACACGCCGGAGGATTACGCCAAAGCAGTGGACTATTTTCAAGTGAAAGAAGCGAGGTGA
- a CDS encoding DUF2202 domain-containing protein, whose protein sequence is MKKWRNGIVGGALAVLLFNGTGVMASEDEELYGAAAVSEGETYTIEEMLVYAIQDEFMAEASYLAIMDAYGTVRPFTSIAKAEGTHISLLLPLFETYGFEVPENEAEARIELPASLAESFEKGVAGEIENITVYGQFLEDEELPDDVRSVFERLMAASENHLAAFERGVTGNPDGAGRKK, encoded by the coding sequence ATGAAAAAATGGAGGAACGGAATTGTAGGCGGAGCTTTGGCAGTCTTATTGTTCAACGGCACCGGCGTCATGGCATCCGAGGACGAAGAGTTATATGGCGCAGCAGCGGTCAGCGAAGGCGAAACGTATACAATAGAAGAAATGTTGGTGTACGCCATTCAGGATGAGTTTATGGCCGAAGCTTCCTATCTTGCGATCATGGATGCATACGGAACGGTAAGGCCGTTCACCAGCATCGCCAAGGCGGAAGGCACACACATCTCCTTGCTGTTGCCGCTGTTCGAAACTTACGGATTTGAGGTCCCGGAAAATGAAGCGGAAGCCCGTATTGAATTGCCGGCATCCTTGGCGGAAAGCTTTGAAAAGGGTGTGGCTGGCGAAATCGAAAACATCACTGTTTATGGGCAATTCCTTGAGGACGAAGAGTTGCCGGATGATGTCAGAAGCGTCTTTGAACGTCTGATGGCCGCATCCGAAAACCATTTGGCCGCTTTTGAACGCGGAGTCACCGGAAATCCTGATGGAGCCGGCAGGAAAAAATGA
- a CDS encoding DUF1801 domain-containing protein, with protein MEEKNQTMTIDAYINQYPEDVRVILEEMRQVIKEEAPDATEKISYQMPTFYLDGNLVHFAVQKNHIGFYPAPSGVAAFKEELTDYKTSKGAIQFPLTKPIPYELVRQIVRFRVEEAKQKKKQDK; from the coding sequence ATGGAAGAAAAAAATCAAACAATGACGATTGACGCCTACATCAACCAATACCCGGAGGACGTCAGGGTGATTTTGGAGGAAATGAGGCAAGTCATCAAGGAAGAGGCGCCCGATGCGACAGAGAAAATCAGCTATCAGATGCCGACCTTCTACTTGGATGGGAACTTGGTGCATTTTGCCGTGCAGAAAAATCATATCGGCTTCTATCCGGCACCGAGCGGCGTTGCGGCATTCAAGGAAGAACTGACGGATTACAAGACTTCAAAAGGTGCCATCCAATTTCCTCTGACGAAACCTATCCCATACGAGCTTGTGCGCCAGATCGTCCGCTTCCGGGTCGAAGAAGCGAAGCAAAAAAAGAAGCAGGACAAATAA